Genomic DNA from Erythrobacter aureus:
CCCCTGGTACCTCGATCGGGTCGCTACGGGCTTCGCCGACATCATATGCTTCTTCGACCAACAGGGCGTAGGAATGCCCACCGACCTGGACGACTGCCGCTCGGCGGTCGGAATCCTGCTCCTGCCCGCCAAATCCCAGCGCAATCTGGCAGTCTATCACGGTGAGCGCCTGGCTGCGCATGGCGGTCAGGCCGAGAATGAAATCGGGCGCTCCGGGAATAGGCGTGATTTGATCGATCTCGATCACCGACTGGACAAGGGCCGCGGGGATCGCCGCGCGACGGCCCGCGATCAGGCACATCAGAAGAAGATCGTTCATGCCGTTTTCTCTACTCTGGCTCGTTTCAAAGCGCTCAGCAGCGCCTCTCGGTCGTATCGATAAATGCTCTCATCGTCGTTCTCGGCCGGCTCGGGCTCCGGGCGCAGGCGAATGATATGGCGGGCGGGGAATGCAGGCCGCGGATCGTCATCGACCAGTTCGATTGCGACGTCGGTCTCCTCTTCCGGTTCGGTCGACACGCGATAGCCGGCCGCCTCGACCAGCGGTTCCAGAATGGTGCGCGCCCAGTCGCTGCTCGCTGGCAGGTGGCAGGACGCCGTCCGACCGGTCTTGCGAGCGGTGCCCTGGGCCGCGAACAACCCATGGCCGTCGATGACCGGCACGGGTTCACCGCCGATCAGTGTGACGCCCTCGACAGCGGGATCGGCACTGGAAGGAACGATTTCGCCATCCATATCGGCGGCGTCGAGCACTTCGCTTACGGCATAGACTACTTCGTGTTCGCCATCGGACAGGCGCAAGAGACGGCATCGGCCTTCCGGCAGCTCGCCATACTCCAGCCCGAGAAGCGAGAAGATGGCGCCGTCGATCACCGCCTGTTTGCGCGATCCCTCGATATCGATCGCCTCGCGGGAAATGGTGTCGATCCTGCGGACCAATTCGAGACGAACGGCGCGGCGGCGTCCGTCGAGGCCGGTGAACAGCATCACTGGCCGGGCCTTGCGTTGCTCGGTCTGTTCCTCCTCGGGCAGTGTTCGGGCCATGCTGCGCATCTCGTCGACCAGCCGGTGCTTTTGCGCAATGCTGGGGAGGTCCAGAAGCATCATGGGCCGACCATCGTCCAGCAGGGTCGTGCCGGCATAGAGGCCGGTTTCCATGATCGCGGGTGCGATCGGTTTCACCACGACATCTTCGTGATCGTAAACCCGGTCGACCGCGAGGGCGAAGACATCGTTCGAGGCCATGCGGACGAGAACGAGCGTCATGCTTGCCCAATCGACGCTGCCGGGGTCCTCGCTTCCGAGAATTTCGCCCAAGGCGAGGCAGGGCACGCGTTTGCCCCTGAAGGTGACGAGGCGGCGATCTCCGGCCTCGGCGAAATCGACATGGTCGCTGGATCCGAAGACGATCTCTTCGACATAGCTTCGCGGAATGGCATAGCGCTGGCCGCCGCTGCCCACGGTCAGCGCGGCGATGATGCTCAGTGTCAGCGGCAGCTTGAGATGAAAGCTGGTGCCTTCGCCCGGTTTGGTCGTGACGTCGATCGAGCCGCCGACATGTTCGATATTGGCGCGCACCACATCCATGCCCACGCCGCGCCCCGATACGGAACTGACTTTTTCCGCAGTGGAAAGGCCCGGTTCGAAGATGAGGTGGTGTTTGCGCCTTTCCGACATCTCGTCGATTTCCGCCTGGCTGTATATCCCGGCCGCCACGGCCTTTGCTGCCAGGCGATCGGCATCGATACCGCGCCCGTCGTCGCTGATGGCCAAAGTGATTTGGTTGCCCGACTGGCGAGCGGCGAATTTGAGCAGGCCGATCTCGTGCTTGCCGGATTTGATACGCTCGCCCGGCCCTTCCAGGCCATGGTCGATCGCATTGCGAATGATGTGGGTCAGGGGATCGCGGACCATTTCGATCATCTCGCGATCCAGTTCCACTTCGCCGCCTTCGAAATCGACCATCACCTGTTTGCCGAGTTCCGTCGAAAGATCGCGCACCAGGCGGGGCAGGGAGCTGAAGAGATGTTCGAGCCGCTGCATGCGCATGCGCGTGATGGAGCTGCGAACTTCGGCGAGGATCGTGCTCAGCCGATCGAACGGGCCGTCGATCTCCGGGTGATCTCCGGCGTCGCGCAATCGGCGGGCGAGGTCGTTGCGAGCCAGGACCATGTCCGACACGCCTTTCATCACCTCGTCGAGCAGTTCGGTCGGCAGGCGAATGGTGCGCTGGACGCTCGCAGCGCGCGCGGGTTTGGGGCCAGCATCCGCCTTGCCCTCAGCGGGCGATGTGGCTGTGACCTGTGTGGTTTCTGACGGTTTGTGTGGCTCGGCCGGGGACATGCCAGGCGTGTCGTCATGCGGGTTCAGCGCGGCGATCAGCGCATCGTCGCCGCCTTCGGGATGGTCTTCGCCCGCTTCGATGGAATCGATCATTTCGCTGATGCGATCGATGATGGCGAGCACTGCGGAAACGAGCGTGCTGTCGGCTTCGCGGCGGCCGGCGCGGCAATCGGCCAGTGCGTCTTCGGCGGCATGGCTGAGCTTTTCCAGATGCGGAAAGTCGAAGAAGCCGCAATTGCCCTTCACCGTATGGACGAAGCGGAAAATGGTATCGAGCCGCGCCCTGTCCGAGGGATCGGCTTCCCAGGCGACGATTTCGCCGCCGCTCGCTTCCAGCATTTCCCGGGTTTCCGCGACGAAATCCGCCAGCAGGTCATCCATGATACAAGGCCCCTCGTACGATCGGGAAAGGCTATGGACGAGGATGGTTAACGTTTGGTTTGACTATCGGCGCCCATCGTCGGGGCCGGAACGCAGCACTCTCCAGACTATGAGGGCCGCAAGGAGGCCGCCCGCAAGATTGGCCACCAGTTCGGCGGCATAGATCGCATCGGAGCCCCATTCGGTCCTGAGAACCCAGCCGAAAGGCAACATGACAAGGAACACGCGCGCGGCGCTCTGGGCCAGAGCGAAACCGGCGCGATCGACGGCGTTGAGCGCGCCATTGGCCACGATCAGCAGGCCGAACCCGACATAGCCCCACACCGAAATTTCCAGATAGCGCGTGAACTGTTCGATGACGGTGGGGTCTTCGGTGAAGAACCCGGCGAACCAGCCGCCCGTGGCATAGAGCAATACCGCTATGCCGAGGCCGTAGGCGATGCAGAACAGGCCCGACCACCACATCGCCCGGCGCGATCGGTCGGCGCGGCGGGCGCCCCAGTTCTGGCCCACGATCGCCCCGATCGAGCCGGACAGCGCGAGCAGGGGGACGACCGCGAAACTCTGCAACCGTCCCGCCGCGCCGAAACCCGCGACGGCGGATTCGCCCTGGCTCGCGAGCAGCGCAGTCAGCACCGAAAGACCGATCGGGTTGATCGCATTGGAGAAGGCGGCCGGCCCCGCCACCGACAGGATCGCCTTGCTCGATGCGCCGACGTCGCAATCGCGGATCGCCGCCGGGTGGATCTGCAACTGCGCGCCCTTGATCAGCCATAGGGCGACGAGAATGGCGATGAAGAACCCCGCAATCGTGGCATAGGCGGCGCCCGCCACGCCGAACCCCGCGAAGCCGAAGGCCCCGGTGATCAGGATCGGGTCGAGCACCCAGTTCGCGAGCGAGTACGTGATCGAGACATAGCTGGTCTTGCGCGCCTCGCCCTGTCCGCGCAGCACGCCGTTCAGCCCCATCTGCAACAGCATGACCGGGAGCCCCAATGCATAGGGCCGCATATATTGCCCGATCAGCGGGAGCAGGTCTTCCGATGCCTGC
This window encodes:
- a CDS encoding chemotaxis protein CheW → MNDLLLMCLIAGRRAAIPAALVQSVIEIDQITPIPGAPDFILGLTAMRSQALTVIDCQIALGFGGQEQDSDRRAAVVQVGGHSYALLVEEAYDVGEARSDPIEVPGGFGHGWQMAARGMVETDCGPTLLIDVDALVAGPVARAA
- a CDS encoding chemotaxis protein CheA, which produces MDDLLADFVAETREMLEASGGEIVAWEADPSDRARLDTIFRFVHTVKGNCGFFDFPHLEKLSHAAEDALADCRAGRREADSTLVSAVLAIIDRISEMIDSIEAGEDHPEGGDDALIAALNPHDDTPGMSPAEPHKPSETTQVTATSPAEGKADAGPKPARAASVQRTIRLPTELLDEVMKGVSDMVLARNDLARRLRDAGDHPEIDGPFDRLSTILAEVRSSITRMRMQRLEHLFSSLPRLVRDLSTELGKQVMVDFEGGEVELDREMIEMVRDPLTHIIRNAIDHGLEGPGERIKSGKHEIGLLKFAARQSGNQITLAISDDGRGIDADRLAAKAVAAGIYSQAEIDEMSERRKHHLIFEPGLSTAEKVSSVSGRGVGMDVVRANIEHVGGSIDVTTKPGEGTSFHLKLPLTLSIIAALTVGSGGQRYAIPRSYVEEIVFGSSDHVDFAEAGDRRLVTFRGKRVPCLALGEILGSEDPGSVDWASMTLVLVRMASNDVFALAVDRVYDHEDVVVKPIAPAIMETGLYAGTTLLDDGRPMMLLDLPSIAQKHRLVDEMRSMARTLPEEEQTEQRKARPVMLFTGLDGRRRAVRLELVRRIDTISREAIDIEGSRKQAVIDGAIFSLLGLEYGELPEGRCRLLRLSDGEHEVVYAVSEVLDAADMDGEIVPSSADPAVEGVTLIGGEPVPVIDGHGLFAAQGTARKTGRTASCHLPASSDWARTILEPLVEAAGYRVSTEPEEETDVAIELVDDDPRPAFPARHIIRLRPEPEPAENDDESIYRYDREALLSALKRARVEKTA
- a CDS encoding MATE family efflux transporter → MAKLTRGSIRGHLVSQTMPMIFGVAAIMSVGLIDAYFIGQLGAKELAAVSFIFPITIALSSLGVGVMVGINSVIARALGEGDSARAERRANFGAVFALATGVVLGVVLYILLDPLFRLMQASEDLLPLIGQYMRPYALGLPVMLLQMGLNGVLRGQGEARKTSYVSITYSLANWVLDPILITGAFGFAGFGVAGAAYATIAGFFIAILVALWLIKGAQLQIHPAAIRDCDVGASSKAILSVAGPAAFSNAINPIGLSVLTALLASQGESAVAGFGAAGRLQSFAVVPLLALSGSIGAIVGQNWGARRADRSRRAMWWSGLFCIAYGLGIAVLLYATGGWFAGFFTEDPTVIEQFTRYLEISVWGYVGFGLLIVANGALNAVDRAGFALAQSAARVFLVMLPFGWVLRTEWGSDAIYAAELVANLAGGLLAALIVWRVLRSGPDDGRR